A genomic segment from Nodularia sphaerocarpa UHCC 0038 encodes:
- a CDS encoding S-layer homology domain-containing protein encodes MRKLLGNLFLVLLLQNLPLSVARALEPTETLPSEAIQQVITANLMTNSPDGNFYPERMISRAELAAILVKAFKLDQREAVKQQEAKTVADVPRSHWAFNDIQTVLKTDIMKGYRGNLFFPNQRVTRAEGMAIFAQAYGVFQFGDSTVKEILEPHPDAALIPVWARRAIATVVAEGFINTDDQNNISPLRPMTRGDMAYLLSQYLQRQQPQPEMPIVPGVTRSPESL; translated from the coding sequence ATGCGAAAGTTGCTAGGTAATCTTTTCTTAGTATTACTACTGCAAAACCTGCCATTAAGTGTTGCTAGAGCGCTAGAACCCACTGAAACATTGCCATCTGAAGCAATTCAACAGGTAATTACAGCTAACTTAATGACCAATTCACCTGATGGAAACTTTTATCCAGAAAGGATGATTAGTCGTGCAGAATTAGCTGCCATTTTGGTAAAAGCATTTAAACTCGACCAACGCGAAGCTGTTAAACAACAAGAGGCGAAAACTGTAGCAGATGTTCCCCGTTCCCATTGGGCATTTAATGATATTCAGACAGTGCTTAAAACTGATATTATGAAAGGATATCGAGGCAACTTATTCTTCCCTAATCAAAGAGTGACAAGGGCAGAAGGTATGGCGATTTTTGCCCAAGCTTATGGTGTATTTCAGTTTGGTGATAGCACCGTAAAGGAAATACTTGAGCCGCATCCAGATGCAGCATTAATTCCAGTATGGGCTAGAAGAGCGATCGCCACAGTAGTTGCTGAAGGATTTATCAACACAGATGACCAAAATAACATTTCCCCATTACGACCCATGACCCGTGGAGACATGGCTTATTTATTGAGTCAATATTTACAAAGACAGCAGCCACAACCAGAAATGCCAATAGTTCCTGGTGTTACCCGTAGCCCTGAATCACTTTAA
- the rpiA gene encoding ribose-5-phosphate isomerase RpiA → MSATVDPVKLMKQEVGKAAAALVKSGSIVGLGTGSTTAYTIQFLGDRIKSGELKDIVGIPTSFQSEVLAKEYGVPLTTLDAVDHIDIAIDGADEVDPQKNLIKGGGAAHTREKVVDYLAAQFIVVVDSGKLVERLGSTFAVPVEVIPMAITPVTNAIKKLGGKPELRMGVKKAGPVITDQGNFVLDVRFDSIDDPVNLEKTLNNIPGVLENGIFVNCVDVVLVGEVKDGQPLVRQL, encoded by the coding sequence ATGAGTGCAACAGTAGACCCAGTAAAGTTGATGAAGCAAGAAGTTGGCAAAGCGGCGGCAGCCCTGGTAAAATCAGGCTCGATTGTCGGTTTGGGTACGGGGTCAACTACAGCTTATACAATTCAGTTTTTAGGCGATCGCATCAAATCCGGTGAACTTAAAGATATAGTGGGTATCCCTACCTCTTTTCAATCAGAAGTCCTAGCCAAAGAATACGGCGTACCTCTGACTACATTAGACGCAGTTGACCACATTGATATTGCCATTGATGGGGCTGATGAAGTTGACCCCCAGAAGAATTTAATCAAAGGCGGTGGTGCAGCACATACCCGCGAAAAAGTAGTAGATTACTTAGCAGCGCAATTTATCGTTGTGGTTGATAGCGGTAAGTTAGTCGAGCGCTTGGGTTCTACTTTTGCAGTACCTGTAGAAGTCATACCTATGGCTATCACCCCTGTTACCAACGCCATTAAAAAACTCGGTGGTAAACCTGAACTCCGCATGGGTGTTAAAAAAGCCGGGCCAGTAATTACCGACCAAGGTAACTTTGTCTTAGATGTCAGATTTGATTCTATTGATGACCCTGTTAATTTAGAGAAAACACTGAATAATATTCCTGGTGTTTTGGAAAACGGCATCTTCGTCAATTGTGTAGATGTAGTTCTAGTAGGCGAAGTTAAAGACGGTCAGCCTTTAGTGCGTCAACTGTAA